In the genome of Gemmatimonadota bacterium, the window AACCGCAGGGTTTCCGCACTGCTGACCGTATCCTCCATGAAACGGAACCGCAGCATCAGTTCGCCGAGATTGTCCCGCAAGTCGGATACGGCGAGCCGCTTGCACAACCAGGCGCGGAGCGCCTTCCGTCCTTTTTCGGTCACGTGAAACACTTCCCTTGGCTTCAAACGGGAGCGATGGACCACTTCGCTGTCTATAAACCCGTTTTTTTTCAGCAACTGGAGCGCGGGGTAGATCGAACCGGGACTGCTGCTGAAATGGCCCACGGACGCGTTTTCCATCTCCATGCGGACGTCGTAACCCGATCGGGGAAGCTGGTTCAGCATCCCCAGCAGGACGTATCCGAGCAAGGTGGGTGTATATTGTCTGGCCATATTAAAGTACGAATAGAATTAATACGATTCGATACAAATATATGTACCACGATCCAGCCCGCCAAGCACAAAATCCCCGCGGGCACGAATTTCCGGATCACATCCGTGCGCTCAAATATCCGGATCACATCCGTGCGCTCAATGGTATCGGTCAATGTGGTTTGTTATGGCTGGTGTAGTAATGACGCTCACTGGCCTTCCGCGGCCTGTTGCTTCCGCCAGACCTCGAATTCGACCGTCATTTCGGGAGTCCATTCGCGGTCGATCTCGCCGGGCGTGTAGGTGCCCTCGCGAAGCTGCTGGTGGCCCCAAGCGTCCCGCAACCTGGTTTCTTCCGATTCGATGACGACCTGTTCCGCCAGGTGCGGCGGAATGAAGATGATCCCTTCCCGCGTTCCGAGTACGATGTCTCCGGGCACGCAGGTAGCCTCGAGCCCGATGCGAACGGGTACGTTGATGCCGAGGAGGGTCACGTCGGCGATGGCCGTGGGATCGACCCCGCGGATGTAGGAGGCCATGGGAATTTCGTGGAGCCTCTGCAGGTCCCGGATGCCTCCGTCGATGACCATGCCCGTGCCGGTCTTGGCATAGATGGAATTGCCGAGGTTATCGCCGGCGAAGGTCCCGAACTTGACCTTTCCGAAAAGGTCGATGACGATCACGTCGTTGGGTTCGAGCGTATCGATCACCCAGGAGTTCTGGCCGCCGATGCAGCCATGTCTTGCGCCGTCGGCCTGGACCGCCGTTTCCAGGTCGGGCCGGGTGGGCACGTAGACCCCGGTCACCGCGCGGCCGACCAGGGTACGATCGGGGTGGAGGATCTGCCAGTCCCCCGCGAACTGGTAGTTGTATCCCTTTCCTCCGATGACGCCCCATGCTTCCTCGATGGTTACCTTCTTCATCCGTTCCAGAATGCTGTCAGGCACGACGGGGCGCCCGTCCGGACCCCGTTCGCCGTCCCACTGCGAGGTGACGGCTCGCGTGAACTCCGGACTGTTCAAACCGATCATGTATAACTCCTGTCTCCTTGTCGCCTGCGGGGATCGTTGATGAAGCGGTATTCGAACGCCTTACGCGTGCGAATATGGGCGCGCGCGTGTCCGCCCACGGTCTGCAGTTTATTCAGAACGTATTCGGACGCCTGCGTGTCCGCCCTACCTGGTCTGCGGCCCGAGCGTCTTCAGATCGATGAAGGGCATGGCCTGGCCGATGACCTGGGGGAAGTGGCCGTCCCATTTCTCGATCGCGCGAAGCTGCAGCAGCGTCGGCGTGATCGTGGCGCGCTGCAGGCGTTGCGCCTCGGCCTCGGCCTGGGCCTGGGCGACCTTCTGCTCGGCCTCGATGCGGATGCGTTCCAGGTCGCGCTGGGCCTTCAGGGCCTGCTGCTCGGCTGTCTGCTTGGCTTCGATCGCCATGTTGAAGGTCTGGGAAAAGGCGAAGTCGACGATATTGAACTCGTCCACGATCATGTTGAAGTTTATCAGACGCTCCGTGAGGGACTCCTTGATCTCATCCTTGACATCGGCGCGGCGCGTGATCAGTTCCTCCGCGGTGTACTGGGCGGATACCGCCTTGACGGCTTCCTGCACCGCCGGATCGATGACCCGCTCCTTGAAGAATATGCCGATTTCCTGATAGACCGTGTTCACCTGACCGGGATCCACGTGGTAGTTCAGCGCGATGGTGGACGAAACCGTCTGAAGGTCTTTGGTGGAAGCCGTGGCCGCGGTTTCCGATTTCTTGATCTTGACGTCGACGGGTATCACGTCCTCGATGAAGGGCAGCTTGAACTGCAGGCCTTCGGACAGGACGCGGTCCTGGACGCCGCCGAACTTGCTGAACACGACCCCACGTTCACCAGCGCCAATTACGGCATAGGAGTTGTACAACACCAGGAGCACGACGATACCTATGGCTATCTTCAGATAGGGTATGTTGCTGCCGGGAAGCTGCTCCCGGATATCATAGTCAGACATTTCTACTCCTCCTTCTACTGAGTGGACTGGCTGGAATTCGCGTTCGTGTGGTTTTCAGGCATTGATCTGAATCAACACTTTGAGGGAATCCCGGGCGGCGGCGGTGACCTCCATGCCCCGCCGCGTCTCCGACAATGGAAAACGGTGGGTTACGACCTGGTCGGAAGTCACCACA includes:
- a CDS encoding RraA family protein, with protein sequence MIGLNSPEFTRAVTSQWDGERGPDGRPVVPDSILERMKKVTIEEAWGVIGGKGYNYQFAGDWQILHPDRTLVGRAVTGVYVPTRPDLETAVQADGARHGCIGGQNSWVIDTLEPNDVIVIDLFGKVKFGTFAGDNLGNSIYAKTGTGMVIDGGIRDLQRLHEIPMASYIRGVDPTAIADVTLLGINVPVRIGLEATCVPGDIVLGTREGIIFIPPHLAEQVVIESEETRLRDAWGHQQLREGTYTPGEIDREWTPEMTVEFEVWRKQQAAEGQ
- a CDS encoding helix-turn-helix transcriptional regulator, with the translated sequence MARQYTPTLLGYVLLGMLNQLPRSGYDVRMEMENASVGHFSSSPGSIYPALQLLKKNGFIDSEVVHRSRLKPREVFHVTEKGRKALRAWLCKRLAVSDLRDNLGELMLRFRFMEDTVSSAETLRFLTDLRRKAKAYANILNAQTRVQDESSPHFALSLQREISMVRMHIDWATQAIEAFEAIKSKES
- a CDS encoding sorbitol dehydrogenase is translated as EDVLAFRPFDLYFNDVSIVCSYSCGPDDTRMALDLIEAGVVTSDQVVTHRFPLSETRRGMEVTAAARDSLKVLIQINA
- a CDS encoding prohibitin family protein; the encoded protein is MSDYDIREQLPGSNIPYLKIAIGIVVLLVLYNSYAVIGAGERGVVFSKFGGVQDRVLSEGLQFKLPFIEDVIPVDVKIKKSETAATASTKDLQTVSSTIALNYHVDPGQVNTVYQEIGIFFKERVIDPAVQEAVKAVSAQYTAEELITRRADVKDEIKESLTERLINFNMIVDEFNIVDFAFSQTFNMAIEAKQTAEQQALKAQRDLERIRIEAEQKVAQAQAEAEAQRLQRATITPTLLQLRAIEKWDGHFPQVIGQAMPFIDLKTLGPQTR